One Bacteroidota bacterium genomic window carries:
- a CDS encoding CoA pyrophosphatase → MDGLIKTIQQRLEEGLPGKQAHHRMIPESRHLFPNEVENPIPAAVLILLYPNREDRLETILIKRPSYNGHHSAQVSFPGGKAEKTDQNLYGTALRESMEEVGINPDLIEFIGALSPLYIPVSRFVVHPFIAFAMHTPEFLIDKSEVDYLIPASIKDLLKPEVHYRNLIIQSKEFSTPYFNVKNEMVWGATAMILSELIEVLKSTPAIDRFLD, encoded by the coding sequence ATGGATGGTTTAATTAAGACCATACAACAGAGGCTTGAAGAAGGTTTACCAGGTAAACAGGCTCATCATCGCATGATCCCTGAATCGCGCCACCTATTCCCTAACGAAGTAGAAAACCCAATTCCTGCAGCAGTGCTTATTTTATTGTACCCAAATAGGGAGGATAGGCTTGAAACAATTCTGATAAAAAGGCCATCCTACAATGGACACCATAGCGCCCAGGTAAGCTTTCCGGGTGGAAAAGCAGAAAAAACCGATCAGAATCTTTACGGAACTGCCCTCAGAGAGAGTATGGAAGAAGTAGGCATTAATCCGGACCTGATTGAATTCATCGGTGCTCTCTCACCGCTTTACATTCCGGTTAGTCGATTCGTAGTACATCCATTTATTGCATTTGCAATGCACACTCCGGAATTTTTAATTGACAAATCTGAAGTTGACTACCTGATTCCTGCAAGCATTAAAGATTTATTGAAGCCAGAGGTGCATTATAGAAATCTGATCATCCAAAGTAAGGAGTTTTCTACTCCCTACTTCAATGTAAAAAATGAAATGGTTTGGGGTGCTACCGCAATGATTTTAAGCGAATTAATAGAAGTGCTTAAA
- a CDS encoding ABC transporter permease: protein MNTEFYIARRFVHSQRGNKKHTMPIIRLSVIAIAMSLAVMLIAVATVTGFKQEIQKRVIGFANHIQITNYDLNNSFETSAIKKQQAFLPELSKMPGIDHIQVFATKPGMIKTKNDVQGVVVKGVGEDFNWAFFEKHITQGTHFTVNDSVRTNEVVISEKLANMLQLELNEEFAMFFIDDKPRMRRFKVCALYKTSLEQFDMQIMLADIGHIQRLNNWDSSIVGGYEIMIDDFKEIDQMTYLIKEEVEYRFNDEGGKLEVKSIKQRYPQIFDWLSLLDMNVWVILILMVCVSILNMVSGLIILILDRTFSIGLLKALGTSNASMRKIFLYQALYLILKGMFFGNIIALVILYLQDKYHLIRLDQASYFIDYAPVNINIGHFLIINAAALAVIFLFMMLPVLIVSRIQPVKSLRYS from the coding sequence ATGAATACTGAATTCTATATTGCACGCCGGTTTGTGCACAGCCAGCGCGGCAATAAAAAACATACAATGCCTATCATCAGGCTATCGGTTATTGCCATTGCTATGAGCCTGGCAGTAATGCTCATAGCAGTTGCAACCGTTACAGGTTTTAAGCAGGAAATTCAAAAAAGAGTAATCGGTTTTGCCAATCACATTCAAATTACCAATTACGATCTGAACAATTCATTTGAAACCTCAGCCATTAAAAAACAACAAGCCTTTTTACCCGAACTGTCAAAAATGCCCGGAATAGATCATATACAAGTTTTTGCCACAAAACCAGGCATGATAAAAACTAAAAACGATGTTCAGGGTGTTGTGGTAAAAGGTGTAGGCGAGGATTTCAACTGGGCATTTTTCGAAAAGCACATTACCCAGGGCACACATTTTACTGTGAACGATTCGGTACGCACCAACGAGGTGGTGATCTCTGAAAAGCTGGCCAACATGCTCCAACTTGAACTAAACGAAGAGTTCGCTATGTTTTTTATCGACGATAAGCCCCGCATGCGTCGATTTAAAGTATGTGCACTCTATAAAACCAGTCTCGAACAGTTCGACATGCAGATTATGCTCGCCGATATTGGACATATACAGCGTCTAAACAACTGGGATTCATCAATTGTTGGCGGGTATGAAATAATGATCGATGATTTTAAGGAAATTGATCAGATGACTTATCTTATCAAGGAAGAAGTCGAATACCGTTTCAATGACGAAGGTGGCAAACTCGAGGTGAAAAGCATTAAGCAACGATATCCTCAAATATTCGATTGGCTCTCTTTACTCGACATGAATGTATGGGTAATTCTTATTCTGATGGTTTGTGTATCCATCCTCAACATGGTATCGGGTCTTATCATTTTAATACTCGACCGTACCTTTTCTATTGGCCTTCTTAAAGCCTTGGGTACCTCCAATGCTTCGATGCGTAAAATATTTTTATACCAAGCTTTATATCTTATTTTGAAAGGTATGTTTTTCGGGAATATTATTGCCCTTGTCATCTTATACCTTCAAGATAAATACCATCTTATCCGTCTCGATCAGGCATCGTATTTTATTGATTATGCACCTGTCAATATCAATATAGGGCACTTTTTAATAATCAATGCCGCAGCTCTGGCAGTTATTTTCCTCTTTATGATGTTGCCTGTATTAATTGTTTCGCGCATACAACCGGTAAAATCATTACGCTATAGTTAA
- a CDS encoding DUF1343 domain-containing protein, which translates to MSSAWFCAWAYSQPTIRPGAFRISEYLPLVKGKNVAVVCNYASKVNSTHLVDTLLFYSRQEGTAFSVKRVFSPEHGFSGTYDAGSKVDGALMLYDSVPVVSLYGSKTKPSKSDLQDIEIVLFDLQDVGVRFYTYISTLHYVMQACAEEGIKLVVLDRPNPHIQYVDGPVLEMKFNSFVGMHPVPIVYGMTIGEYANMINGEGWLGENMKCTLKVIEIGNYWRHSRYSFPEKPSPNLPDMRSVMLYPSLCLFEGTVISVGRGTPSPFQVFGHPDYPEKNYSFIPKSKPGASLNPEYKNLRCFGVDLTRTSIDSLYQTHQLNLSYLLAAYLKMNSKELFFNEYFNLLAGTDQLQKQILAGFTEKEIRASWEPGLKNFETIRQKYLIYPE; encoded by the coding sequence GTGAGTTCAGCATGGTTTTGCGCTTGGGCATACTCACAGCCTACTATCCGTCCTGGAGCTTTTCGCATTTCGGAGTACCTACCTCTGGTGAAAGGAAAAAATGTGGCTGTGGTGTGCAATTATGCCTCCAAGGTAAATAGCACTCATTTGGTTGATACACTTTTGTTTTACAGCAGGCAAGAAGGTACAGCTTTCTCTGTTAAAAGGGTTTTTTCTCCCGAACATGGTTTCTCAGGCACCTATGATGCCGGTAGTAAGGTCGATGGAGCTTTAATGTTGTATGATTCAGTTCCGGTTGTTTCTTTGTATGGAAGTAAAACCAAACCTTCGAAAAGTGATTTGCAGGATATAGAGATCGTATTGTTCGATTTACAAGATGTTGGGGTTCGGTTTTATACTTATATATCCACTCTGCATTATGTAATGCAGGCTTGTGCAGAAGAAGGAATTAAACTGGTTGTGCTCGATCGCCCCAACCCTCATATTCAATATGTCGATGGACCAGTTCTTGAAATGAAGTTCAATTCTTTTGTTGGTATGCATCCAGTGCCAATAGTATATGGTATGACCATTGGTGAATATGCCAATATGATCAACGGAGAAGGATGGCTTGGTGAAAATATGAAATGCACACTGAAGGTAATTGAGATTGGGAACTATTGGCGGCATTCGCGTTATAGTTTTCCCGAAAAACCTTCACCGAATTTGCCTGACATGCGTTCGGTTATGCTCTATCCTTCGCTTTGTTTATTTGAGGGTACAGTTATTTCGGTGGGAAGGGGTACTCCTTCTCCTTTTCAGGTTTTCGGTCATCCAGATTATCCAGAGAAAAATTACTCTTTTATACCTAAAAGCAAACCTGGAGCAAGTCTGAACCCTGAATATAAAAATTTAAGGTGTTTTGGGGTTGATTTAACCCGAACCTCCATCGACTCATTGTACCAAACTCATCAATTAAATCTGTCTTATTTGCTGGCGGCTTATCTGAAAATGAATAGCAAAGAGCTGTTTTTTAACGAATATTTTAATTTGCTGGCCGGAACGGATCAACTCCAAAAACAAATTCTTGCTGGGTTTACAGAAAAAGAAATCCGGGCTAGTTGGGAGCCCGGATTAAAAAATTTTGAAACAATTCGACAGAAGTATCTGATTTATCCCGAATAG
- a CDS encoding pyridoxal phosphate-dependent aminotransferase, with translation MPSISDRGNLMPNSPIRKLVPLAEKAEKSGRKVIRLNIGQPDIPTSDKALAAIRNMNVQVIEYSHSAGMESLRRKMAEYYQKINIDVSYEDILITTGGSEAITLTLLTCLNAGDEILVPEPFYANYYSFATSTDVKVVAISSKIEDGFRLPPIEEFEKKITNRTKCIIICNPNNPTGHVYSREELEQIRDLALKYDLFLLSDEVYREFVYDGEAFTSIMHLDGLENHAILIDSLSKRYSATGLRTGALVTKNKSLRDTALKFCQARLSPPYVGQIAGEAALDSSDEYMSNTFNEYLARRNFVVKALNEMPGVFCPNPKGAFYVMAKLPVDNAEKFAMWLLDEFNCDGNTVMVAPGAGFYTEGGLGMQEIRIAYVINLQQLDIAMKCLKKALEVYPGRIS, from the coding sequence ATGCCATCCATTTCCGATCGAGGGAATTTAATGCCGAACTCCCCAATCCGTAAGCTTGTTCCGCTGGCTGAAAAAGCTGAGAAAAGCGGCAGAAAAGTAATTCGACTAAATATCGGGCAACCCGATATTCCTACTTCAGATAAGGCATTGGCGGCAATTCGGAACATGAATGTACAGGTAATTGAATACAGCCATAGTGCTGGAATGGAATCGTTAAGACGGAAGATGGCCGAATATTATCAAAAAATCAACATTGATGTAAGTTACGAGGATATTCTGATTACTACCGGTGGGTCAGAAGCCATTACCCTTACTTTGCTCACCTGTTTAAATGCAGGTGATGAGATTCTGGTTCCTGAACCATTTTATGCCAATTATTACAGCTTTGCCACTTCTACCGATGTAAAAGTGGTAGCCATCAGCTCGAAAATTGAAGATGGTTTTCGACTTCCTCCCATAGAAGAGTTCGAGAAAAAAATTACCAACCGTACAAAATGTATCATTATTTGCAACCCGAATAACCCAACCGGTCATGTATACAGCCGCGAGGAACTGGAGCAAATAAGAGATCTGGCATTAAAGTACGATTTGTTTCTGCTCTCCGACGAGGTTTACCGCGAATTTGTATACGATGGAGAGGCTTTCACTTCCATCATGCACCTCGATGGGCTTGAAAACCATGCCATTTTAATCGACTCCCTTTCCAAGCGATATAGTGCCACTGGCTTGCGCACCGGTGCCCTGGTAACCAAAAATAAGTCCCTACGAGATACTGCCTTAAAATTTTGCCAGGCAAGATTATCTCCACCCTATGTGGGGCAAATTGCGGGTGAGGCTGCACTCGACTCCTCGGACGAATACATGAGCAATACTTTTAATGAGTATCTGGCTCGTCGGAATTTTGTAGTAAAAGCGCTTAACGAAATGCCTGGTGTATTCTGCCCCAATCCTAAAGGTGCATTTTATGTCATGGCCAAACTTCCCGTCGACAATGCTGAGAAATTTGCGATGTGGCTTCTCGACGAATTTAATTGCGATGGCAATACCGTTATGGTAGCTCCCGGTGCAGGCTTTTATACCGAAGGAGGATTAGGAATGCAAGAGATAAGAATTGCCTATGTAATTAACCTGCAACAGCTCGATATCGCCATGAAATGCCTGAAAAAAGCCCTGGAAGTTTATCCTGGTCGAATTTCCTGA
- a CDS encoding DUF1573 domain-containing protein, with amino-acid sequence MKKILTFCLLALASFSISCSQTSQAEPNVDIDAQGPVIKFKDLNHDFGTIEQDGNGTYEFEFKNEGNEPLLLENVRSSCGCTIPQWPKEPIAPGQSSNIVVKYDTRRVGSFSKSITVSSNGSEIPITLSIRGTVEAKAAAQ; translated from the coding sequence ATGAAAAAGATTCTCACCTTCTGTTTGTTAGCTTTAGCTTCATTCAGTATAAGTTGTTCCCAAACCAGCCAGGCTGAGCCAAATGTGGATATTGATGCTCAGGGGCCTGTAATTAAGTTTAAAGATCTGAATCATGATTTTGGCACCATCGAGCAAGATGGCAACGGTACGTACGAGTTTGAATTTAAAAACGAAGGCAACGAACCACTTCTCCTCGAGAATGTGCGTAGCTCATGTGGTTGCACCATTCCTCAGTGGCCGAAAGAACCAATTGCTCCGGGTCAATCATCAAATATAGTAGTGAAATACGATACAAGACGAGTAGGTTCTTTTTCGAAATCCATTACTGTAAGCTCCAATGGTTCTGAAATACCCATTACACTTAGCATTAGAGGTACTGTTGAAGCCAAAGCGGCGGCGCAATAA
- a CDS encoding valine--tRNA ligase, translated as MEIESKYNPRIVEDKWYADWMKKNYFSSHPDKREPYTIVIPPPNVTGVLHMGHMLNNTIQDILIRRARMLGKNACWVPGTDHASIATEAKVVNKLKAEGINKDQLTRDEFLQHAWAWKEKHGGIILDQLKKLGASCDWNRTAFTMDEARSKAVIKSFVELYEQGLIYRGVRMVNWDPSAKTAVSDEEVIYKEEQSKLYYLRYKVEGEVDNYVVIATTRPETILGDTAVCVNPSDERYKNLKGKRVLVPLINRSVPVIEDDYVDMEFGTGCLKITPAHDINDYEIGMRHKLESIDIFNDDGTLSEKAQYLVGEDRFVARKKIIPALEQSGNFVRADDYVNKVGYSERTDVVIEPKLSTQWFLRMETLARPALETVMEDNISFYPAKFKNLYRHWMENIKDWCISRQLWWGHRIPVYYLDNGSFVVAETAEKALTLAKNNTGNSALTMADLTQDEDVLDTWASSWLWPYSVFPEKEQDYYYPTNDLVTAPDIIFFWVARMIMAGYAFKGQKPFNNVYFTGMVRDKLRRKMSKSLGNSPDPLDLIEKYGADGVRVGMLLCSPAGNDILFDESLTEQGRNFCNKIWNAFRLVKGWEVDASATQPKSAAEAIEWFDHTLNKTIEILDDNFAKFRISDALMLVYTLVRDDFSGWFLEAVKPEYQKPIDKKTYDATVGYFDKVMRLLHPFMPFITEEIYQLIEKRQDNDSIMIAQMPMAGKVNEELIELFEQTKELVAAVRNIRQGKNIPNKDSLDIQIVADEKSYRKDFLPVVQKLANINRIVFVEKVDSGTINFLVRTTEFGIPMTELIDSETERKRLEGEIKYYQEFLVSVCKKLENEKFVSSAPAAVVEKEKQKQADAELKIKTIGEQLGKLI; from the coding sequence ATGGAAATTGAAAGCAAATATAATCCCCGTATTGTAGAGGATAAATGGTACGCCGACTGGATGAAGAAGAATTATTTTAGTTCGCATCCCGATAAACGCGAGCCTTACACCATTGTAATTCCTCCACCCAATGTAACTGGCGTATTGCATATGGGGCATATGCTTAACAATACTATTCAGGATATTCTTATTCGGCGGGCCAGAATGTTAGGTAAAAATGCATGCTGGGTGCCGGGTACCGACCATGCCTCCATTGCCACCGAGGCAAAGGTTGTAAATAAACTTAAGGCCGAGGGTATAAACAAAGACCAGCTTACCCGCGACGAGTTTTTACAACATGCCTGGGCATGGAAAGAAAAGCATGGTGGCATTATTCTCGATCAGCTTAAGAAGCTGGGAGCCAGTTGCGACTGGAATCGTACAGCTTTTACTATGGACGAAGCCCGCAGTAAGGCAGTTATCAAATCTTTTGTCGAGTTGTACGAGCAAGGACTGATTTACCGCGGTGTGCGTATGGTAAACTGGGATCCTTCCGCGAAAACAGCGGTTTCCGATGAAGAGGTAATCTACAAAGAAGAACAATCCAAGTTATATTACTTACGCTACAAGGTAGAAGGTGAGGTAGATAATTATGTGGTAATTGCAACTACCCGGCCGGAAACTATACTTGGCGATACGGCGGTGTGTGTGAACCCCAGTGACGAAAGGTATAAGAATCTAAAAGGAAAAAGAGTGCTGGTGCCTCTTATCAACAGATCGGTACCGGTGATTGAAGACGACTATGTCGACATGGAATTTGGTACTGGCTGTTTAAAAATTACTCCCGCACACGATATTAACGATTATGAAATTGGCATGCGCCATAAACTGGAATCGATTGATATTTTTAACGATGACGGCACTTTAAGTGAAAAAGCACAATACCTGGTTGGAGAAGATCGGTTTGTTGCCCGTAAAAAAATAATTCCTGCATTAGAACAATCCGGAAATTTTGTGCGTGCCGACGATTATGTCAATAAAGTGGGTTATTCAGAGCGCACAGATGTGGTGATAGAGCCCAAACTTTCGACCCAATGGTTTTTGCGCATGGAAACATTGGCCCGTCCGGCACTTGAAACTGTGATGGAAGATAACATTAGTTTTTACCCTGCCAAGTTTAAGAACCTGTATCGGCATTGGATGGAAAACATTAAGGACTGGTGCATTAGCCGGCAGTTGTGGTGGGGGCACCGCATACCGGTTTATTACCTGGACAATGGTTCGTTTGTAGTAGCCGAAACCGCTGAAAAGGCGTTGACTTTAGCGAAAAACAATACAGGGAACTCTGCCTTAACTATGGCTGATTTAACTCAGGACGAAGATGTATTGGATACCTGGGCTTCGTCGTGGCTATGGCCCTATTCTGTTTTTCCAGAGAAAGAACAGGATTATTATTACCCAACCAACGATTTGGTTACTGCACCCGATATTATTTTTTTCTGGGTAGCCCGTATGATAATGGCAGGCTATGCTTTTAAAGGCCAAAAACCTTTTAATAATGTCTATTTCACCGGGATGGTGCGTGACAAATTGCGTCGTAAAATGTCGAAATCATTAGGCAATTCTCCTGACCCACTTGACCTGATTGAAAAATATGGGGCCGATGGAGTAAGAGTTGGAATGTTGCTCTGCTCACCTGCCGGAAACGATATTCTTTTCGATGAAAGCCTTACTGAGCAAGGACGAAATTTTTGCAATAAAATCTGGAATGCTTTCAGGTTGGTAAAGGGCTGGGAGGTTGACGCCTCGGCCACGCAACCCAAATCAGCTGCAGAAGCCATCGAGTGGTTTGATCATACCCTCAATAAAACCATTGAAATTCTCGACGATAATTTTGCGAAATTCAGAATCAGCGATGCATTGATGTTAGTTTACACTCTCGTACGCGATGATTTTTCCGGCTGGTTTCTCGAAGCCGTTAAACCAGAATATCAGAAACCAATAGATAAAAAAACTTACGATGCCACCGTGGGCTATTTCGATAAGGTAATGCGGTTGCTGCACCCGTTTATGCCCTTCATTACAGAGGAAATTTATCAACTTATTGAGAAGCGGCAAGATAACGATAGTATCATGATAGCCCAAATGCCTATGGCTGGAAAGGTTAATGAGGAGCTGATTGAGCTTTTTGAGCAGACTAAAGAACTGGTTGCTGCTGTGCGCAACATCCGTCAGGGCAAAAATATTCCCAACAAAGATTCCTTGGATATTCAGATAGTAGCTGACGAAAAAAGTTACAGAAAAGATTTTTTACCGGTTGTTCAGAAACTTGCCAATATCAATCGGATTGTATTTGTAGAAAAGGTAGACAGCGGAACGATAAATTTTTTAGTACGAACCACTGAATTTGGAATCCCTATGACCGAGCTAATCGATTCAGAAACAGAACGTAAGCGCCTGGAAGGGGAAATTAAGTATTATCAGGAATTTTTAGTTTCGGTGTGTAAAAAGCTTGAAAATGAAAAATTTGTGAGCAGTGCTCCTGCAGCAGTAGTTGAAAAGGAAAAGCAGAAACAGGCTGACGCCGAATTAAAAATAAAAACAATTGGAGAGCAATTGGGCAAACTAATCTAA
- the pdxH gene encoding pyridoxamine 5'-phosphate oxidase, with translation MKKFFHIRRDYNKSNLQLIDLKSNPMEQFDQWFRDAQKNEIYEPNAFVLGTSTPDGRNSTRYLLLKAYDNEGLIFFTNYESKKSQQMARNPLASMAFYWPVAQRQVRIEGSITRLPEAQSDEYFNVRPEGSKIGAWASPQSKPIPNREYLEKLKNEYEKKFSQFRINRPNFWGGYKLSPDLIEFWQGRPDRLHDRFEYILKSDGWRRERLAP, from the coding sequence ATGAAGAAATTTTTCCATATACGCCGCGATTACAATAAATCGAATCTTCAACTCATCGATCTGAAATCGAATCCTATGGAACAATTTGATCAATGGTTTCGTGATGCACAAAAAAATGAAATATACGAACCCAATGCCTTTGTGCTAGGCACCTCAACACCCGATGGCAGAAATTCAACCCGCTATTTGCTTTTAAAGGCCTACGATAATGAAGGTTTGATTTTTTTTACAAATTACGAGAGCAAAAAAAGCCAGCAAATGGCGCGTAACCCCTTAGCATCCATGGCATTTTACTGGCCTGTTGCTCAGCGTCAGGTCAGAATAGAAGGGAGTATCACACGTTTGCCAGAAGCACAATCAGACGAATATTTCAATGTGCGCCCCGAAGGCAGTAAGATCGGTGCCTGGGCATCGCCGCAAAGTAAGCCAATCCCTAACCGCGAATACCTCGAAAAACTAAAAAACGAATACGAAAAAAAGTTTAGTCAATTTCGCATTAATCGTCCAAATTTTTGGGGTGGCTACAAATTATCTCCAGACCTGATCGAGTTTTGGCAGGGCAGACCTGACAGGCTTCACGACCGTTTTGAGTACATCCTAAAAAGTGACGGTTGGAGACGTGAGCGGTTAGCGCCTTAA
- a CDS encoding YihY/virulence factor BrkB family protein, which translates to MRKSDSYIIGQWVKKASQAAKIRWKKTSFSGFNDVSLSDVIEFFIKGIRKGSLNLRATSIAFNFLLALGPALVFFLAILPYLPIDNFEATLSTVLFDIMPENSFIAIEPLLDEIFRRRGGLPIFGLLTSLFFAQKAIHGIIEAFNATHHTIETRSWYKQRAVSIALVFVFFALAAIASSAFFISKMWLASFFEESFFDINPWLFYFGKWLMLIVLTYISISLLYYFGPSRRGKWKFFSAGSKLATLLTIISSLGFTYFMDHFAQLNKFFGSIGALVALMLWLNFNAISLLIGFELNASINNAKLKHNQAPAENN; encoded by the coding sequence ATGCGAAAATCTGACTCCTACATAATAGGCCAATGGGTAAAGAAGGCAAGCCAGGCTGCAAAAATACGGTGGAAGAAAACCTCCTTTTCTGGCTTTAATGATGTGAGCTTGTCTGATGTAATAGAATTCTTTATAAAAGGAATAAGAAAAGGATCCTTAAACTTAAGGGCCACCTCGATAGCTTTTAATTTTTTATTGGCACTCGGACCTGCCTTGGTTTTTTTTCTAGCCATTTTGCCTTATCTGCCTATTGATAATTTCGAAGCCACTCTCTCGACAGTGCTATTCGACATTATGCCCGAAAATTCATTCATTGCCATCGAGCCCTTGTTGGATGAAATATTCCGTAGGCGGGGGGGGTTGCCAATTTTCGGACTACTTACCAGTCTCTTCTTCGCACAAAAAGCAATACACGGAATCATAGAAGCATTTAATGCCACTCACCACACCATCGAAACCCGCAGTTGGTACAAACAAAGAGCTGTTTCTATTGCACTTGTGTTTGTGTTTTTTGCCCTGGCGGCCATCGCAAGTTCTGCATTTTTTATCAGTAAAATGTGGCTGGCTTCATTTTTCGAAGAGAGCTTTTTCGATATCAATCCATGGCTTTTCTATTTTGGAAAATGGCTTATGCTAATAGTCCTTACTTATATCTCAATTTCCTTATTGTATTATTTCGGACCAAGCCGGCGAGGCAAATGGAAATTCTTTTCAGCAGGCTCCAAACTAGCCACCTTGCTTACCATTATATCCTCATTAGGCTTTACTTATTTTATGGACCACTTTGCCCAGCTTAATAAGTTTTTTGGGTCTATTGGTGCCCTGGTAGCTCTTATGCTTTGGCTAAACTTCAATGCCATTTCACTGCTCATTGGTTTTGAACTTAACGCTTCCATTAACAATGCAAAGCTCAAGCACAACCAGGCACCAGCTGAAAACAATTGA
- the nadC gene encoding carboxylating nicotinate-nucleotide diphosphorylase, producing the protein MELKSYLDSFISGAINEDIGPGDYTSLAIFPSDKKGVSRLLVKQEGILSGAEISIEILKRFDPEIKVEQYFFDGEPIQVNDIVYIAEGKILALLQAERLVLNLVQRMSGIATQTRQYVEAIKGLDTKLLDTRKTTPGLRILEKIAVKHGGGVNHRMGLYDAMMIKDNHIDYVGGIRKAIEMTRDYNKKNQLNLKIICEVRSLADIAEVLKTGGVDRVLLDNFSPELTREALSLIQGKLETESSGGITLANIREYARCGVDYISVGALTHQIRSLDLSLKAVVS; encoded by the coding sequence ATGGAGCTTAAGAGTTACCTCGACTCATTCATCTCAGGTGCCATAAACGAAGATATTGGCCCTGGCGACTATACCTCGCTTGCTATATTTCCATCAGACAAAAAGGGAGTTTCCCGACTATTGGTGAAACAAGAGGGTATCTTGTCTGGTGCAGAGATCTCCATCGAAATATTAAAACGTTTTGATCCGGAAATTAAAGTAGAACAATACTTTTTCGATGGCGAACCGATACAAGTGAATGACATCGTATACATTGCCGAAGGAAAAATTTTGGCACTTCTGCAAGCAGAAAGATTGGTATTAAATCTTGTTCAACGTATGAGCGGAATTGCCACACAAACAAGACAGTACGTAGAAGCAATTAAAGGGCTCGACACCAAACTACTCGACACCCGCAAAACCACTCCCGGTTTGCGTATTCTGGAAAAAATAGCGGTTAAACATGGCGGAGGAGTAAACCATCGCATGGGCCTTTACGATGCCATGATGATTAAAGACAACCATATCGATTATGTGGGGGGGATTCGCAAAGCCATTGAAATGACGAGAGATTACAACAAAAAAAACCAGCTAAACCTAAAAATTATTTGCGAGGTACGCTCCTTGGCTGACATCGCAGAGGTTTTAAAAACTGGAGGAGTTGACCGCGTATTGCTCGATAATTTCAGCCCGGAACTAACCAGAGAAGCCCTTTCACTTATTCAGGGCAAACTGGAAACAGAATCATCCGGAGGAATTACATTGGCCAACATCCGAGAATACGCCCGCTGTGGGGTGGATTACATTTCGGTTGGAGCACTTACGCATCAGATACGTAGCCTCGACTTAAGCCTTAAAGCTGTGGTCTCTTAA
- a CDS encoding DUF4783 domain-containing protein, which produces MMNWNKKLLSLLVFVMLLATKATCQDLPTDLINGFSTGNTSLISNYFKPSLELSIGSTSNVYSKTQAEIILKDFFKNNAPKSFSVLHKGGQGESKYAIGTLVTGNGTYRVTILIKGETTNAFIHQLRIDKDGA; this is translated from the coding sequence ATGATGAATTGGAATAAAAAACTTCTTTCATTGCTGGTATTTGTCATGCTATTGGCGACAAAAGCAACTTGTCAGGACTTACCAACGGATTTGATCAATGGATTTAGCACTGGCAACACCTCCCTGATATCAAATTATTTTAAACCTTCGCTTGAGCTCAGTATTGGCTCTACCAGCAATGTTTACAGCAAAACCCAGGCAGAAATTATTCTGAAGGATTTTTTCAAAAACAATGCTCCTAAAAGCTTTTCGGTTTTACACAAAGGAGGCCAGGGCGAATCGAAATATGCTATTGGCACACTGGTTACAGGAAATGGTACCTACCGTGTTACCATTTTAATAAAAGGCGAAACCACCAATGCGTTCATTCATCAATTAAGAATCGACAAAGATGGAGCTTAA
- a CDS encoding 23S rRNA (pseudouridine(1915)-N(3))-methyltransferase RlmH, translated as MKINCLCVNRSESHHLDALIEDYIERIKKQVDFSLESIDTPKNFSKLNPNERKKAEGELILKRLGKSDYIILLDEKGKSFTSLEFANQLQRHFNAGHKNIYFVVGGAYGFSDAVYKRAQEMLSLSKMTTTHQLVRLIFAEQIYRALSILSGHPYHNE; from the coding sequence ATGAAAATCAATTGTTTATGTGTAAACCGTTCTGAAAGTCATCACCTCGATGCTTTGATAGAAGATTATATTGAACGGATAAAAAAGCAGGTTGATTTTAGTCTTGAATCCATCGATACTCCAAAGAATTTCAGTAAACTAAACCCTAACGAAAGGAAAAAGGCAGAGGGAGAACTTATTTTGAAGCGACTTGGTAAATCTGATTATATAATTCTTTTAGATGAAAAAGGGAAATCTTTTACTTCGCTTGAGTTTGCCAATCAATTGCAACGTCATTTTAATGCCGGACATAAAAATATTTATTTTGTAGTTGGCGGTGCCTATGGTTTTTCCGATGCTGTTTACAAAAGGGCCCAGGAGATGCTTTCGCTTTCGAAAATGACTACCACGCATCAGTTGGTGCGATTGATATTTGCCGAACAGATTTACCGGGCATTGTCGATTCTTAGCGGGCATCCATACCACAACGAATAG